The proteins below are encoded in one region of Synechococcales cyanobacterium T60_A2020_003:
- a CDS encoding DUF3084 domain-containing protein, giving the protein RAAQAQLTTVMAQAGQLRSEIQALQAERQRVLEDRDRQIAERDAQIAERDAQIAERETQLRDLEAKQQQLQTEIAELEREFQGLRQGNVALFRNQSLASGVVRVIEPSAAPDAVNELLRQANRNAFEAIVPNSAVSNVQIIQITNAQVEQLIAQIQDGQDYVVRILSAGNYVVGEPCALAGEPCIQVFAAAALNQKVFSKDEVLATISINPSTITDNELLDRYNFLISAAQFRARQSGVLAESIEIADGRTETVIDFFSELREETQPLELQAIAKDEIYTAGPLEMELAAVRDGQILFSTATVREGTSPQLPNRRTNDFAP; this is encoded by the coding sequence CCGGGCAGCCCAGGCGCAACTGACGACTGTGATGGCACAGGCTGGCCAGTTGCGATCGGAAATTCAGGCGTTGCAGGCTGAGCGACAGCGGGTACTTGAAGATCGCGATCGCCAAATTGCCGAACGCGACGCCCAAATTGCCGAGCGTGATGCTCAAATTGCCGAACGAGAAACTCAGTTGCGCGATTTGGAAGCCAAGCAGCAGCAGCTTCAGACTGAAATTGCCGAGTTAGAACGTGAGTTTCAAGGACTTCGGCAAGGCAATGTGGCCTTGTTCCGCAACCAATCCCTGGCTTCTGGTGTGGTGCGGGTGATTGAACCGAGTGCGGCTCCTGATGCCGTGAATGAACTTCTGCGACAAGCGAATCGTAATGCCTTTGAGGCGATCGTGCCCAATTCTGCTGTCAGCAACGTTCAAATTATCCAAATTACGAATGCTCAGGTTGAGCAACTGATCGCGCAAATTCAAGATGGTCAAGATTACGTTGTACGGATTTTGTCGGCTGGAAATTATGTGGTCGGAGAACCCTGTGCGTTAGCTGGAGAACCCTGTATTCAAGTGTTTGCAGCGGCAGCGCTCAATCAGAAAGTGTTTTCCAAAGATGAGGTATTGGCGACCATCTCAATTAACCCAAGTACGATTACCGATAATGAACTCCTCGATCGCTATAACTTCCTGATTTCAGCGGCTCAGTTCCGGGCGCGACAGTCGGGGGTTTTGGCGGAGTCCATCGAGATTGCGGACGGGCGCACGGAAACTGTGATTGATTTCTTTTCAGAGCTGCGGGAAGAAACTCAGCCGTTAGAGTTGCAGGCGATCGCCAAAGACGAAATTTATACGGCAGGCCCCTTAGAAATGGAATTGGCTGCTGTCCGCGATGGGCAGATTCTATTCAGCACGGCCACTGTTCGGGAAGGCACTTCACCCCAACTTCCCAACCGTCGAACGAACGATTTTGCACCTTGA